One Patescibacteria group bacterium genomic region harbors:
- a CDS encoding FtsX-like permease family protein — MKLPYILFISGSNLTRRKLRSVLTIGGMAVGISLIVFLLSLGFGLQQLIKSQITDVEALTILDVSKGESTLLALDQDVVDQFNNIDSVEGVSPSLSLSGQIGVAESVTDTAVYGVDPKFLSMEGIKVNYGELFTDEVGKEILVTSTALNLIGMSDPEPAVGTELDLKLLVPERIEGTEEEQLVAKEVKVIVKGVIVDEDDLAIAYVPIKFLENMGFSPDYSEAKVKVGEGDDFTLARVKVTDEAQLAEVRAKIEGMGYQVDSIADTVGQIDKIFLVFQLIMGLFGAIAMFVAAMGSLNTLTVSLLERTREIGVMKAMGATSKDIYRLFLVEAVMIGMTGGTIGVVIGYLMGRGVNYGINYLASKAGGEQVHIFTTPLWFVGTVIGIAFFVSVFTGLYPARRAGKINPLDALRYE; from the coding sequence ATGAAATTACCATACATATTATTTATTTCCGGATCTAATCTCACCAGAAGAAAACTGAGAAGTGTTTTAACTATTGGCGGTATGGCCGTCGGTATTTCTTTGATTGTCTTTTTGCTGTCACTTGGTTTTGGTCTGCAGCAGCTGATCAAAAGTCAGATAACGGATGTTGAAGCGTTAACAATACTGGATGTATCAAAGGGTGAGTCGACACTGCTTGCTCTCGATCAGGATGTAGTAGACCAGTTTAATAATATCGATAGTGTTGAAGGTGTTAGTCCATCGCTTAGCCTTTCTGGTCAGATAGGTGTAGCTGAATCTGTCACAGATACAGCCGTTTATGGCGTGGATCCGAAATTTTTGAGTATGGAAGGAATCAAGGTAAATTATGGCGAATTGTTTACAGATGAAGTCGGGAAAGAGATTCTAGTTACCAGTACCGCCTTGAATCTGATCGGTATGTCTGATCCTGAACCGGCAGTCGGCACTGAACTAGACCTCAAACTACTGGTTCCTGAAAGGATTGAAGGGACGGAAGAAGAGCAACTGGTGGCAAAAGAGGTGAAAGTAATTGTTAAGGGCGTAATAGTTGATGAAGATGACCTGGCAATCGCATATGTTCCGATTAAGTTCCTGGAAAATATGGGCTTCAGTCCGGATTATAGTGAAGCAAAAGTTAAAGTAGGTGAAGGAGATGACTTTACACTGGCGCGGGTGAAAGTTACCGATGAAGCGCAGCTCGCGGAAGTTCGGGCAAAGATCGAAGGCATGGGATATCAGGTAGATTCTATTGCTGATACAGTAGGTCAAATTGATAAAATATTTTTAGTATTTCAGCTGATTATGGGTTTGTTCGGCGCGATTGCAATGTTCGTGGCCGCGATGGGTTCATTAAATACGCTAACTGTTTCATTGTTGGAAAGGACAAGAGAGATCGGCGTAATGAAAGCCATGGGTGCGACTTCCAAGGATATTTACCGTTTATTTTTAGTGGAAGCGGTTATGATCGGAATGACTGGAGGTACTATCGGAGTTGTGATCGGATATTTAATGGGTAGAGGTGTAAATTATGGCATCAACTATTTAGCATCCAAAGCCGGCGGTGAACAGGTCCACATTTTTACAACACCGCTTTGGTTTGTCGGAACTGTTATCGGCATAGCATTTTTTGTCAGTGTATTTACCGGTCTTTATCCAGCCCGCAGAGCGGGGAAAATCAATCCGTTAGATGCACTGCGATACGAATAA
- a CDS encoding ABC transporter ATP-binding protein: protein MANVKTNKTAKNGNKNNGNSEKSSGIDIKNGKIKKSGTIATQPVESPEKKAPSISELAAQVKIAEKKTSGDRKPLIELSHVNKSFQVGKTTVPVLKDINFKIYPKEFIIILGPSGSGKSTLLNTLLGLEYPTSGTVKINGQDVTKLNQNQLAKFRYATFGIVFQKADWVRSLNVIENVAMPLAINNVGRKERMDIAMFRLKEMGVDDHANYMPTELSGGQQQKVSVSRALTGNPPILVADEPTGNLDTESAGKVMRFFRDLNERLEKTLLMVTHNIDYVSYATRTIYIRDGQIVEGSGSFKE, encoded by the coding sequence ATGGCCAACGTAAAAACAAACAAAACTGCCAAAAACGGGAATAAAAATAACGGAAATTCCGAAAAGTCTAGTGGTATAGACATTAAAAATGGCAAAATTAAAAAAAGTGGCACAATAGCTACGCAACCGGTTGAAAGCCCTGAAAAAAAAGCTCCATCAATCAGTGAACTTGCAGCTCAGGTTAAAATAGCAGAAAAAAAAACGAGCGGTGACAGAAAACCACTTATTGAGTTATCGCATGTCAATAAATCATTTCAAGTTGGTAAGACAACTGTCCCTGTATTAAAAGACATAAATTTTAAAATATATCCAAAAGAATTTATCATTATCCTGGGTCCTTCCGGAAGCGGTAAGTCAACTCTTTTAAATACTTTACTTGGATTAGAATATCCGACATCGGGTACAGTTAAAATTAACGGTCAAGATGTTACGAAATTAAACCAAAATCAATTGGCGAAATTCAGATATGCTACGTTTGGTATCGTTTTCCAAAAAGCTGACTGGGTCCGTTCTCTTAATGTAATAGAAAATGTTGCCATGCCGCTTGCTATCAACAATGTGGGTAGAAAAGAACGGATGGATATTGCTATGTTCCGTTTAAAGGAAATGGGTGTTGATGACCATGCAAACTATATGCCGACGGAACTATCCGGCGGACAACAGCAGAAAGTTTCTGTTTCCCGGGCATTGACCGGCAATCCGCCGATTTTGGTTGCCGACGAGCCGACGGGTAACCTTGATACGGAATCTGCCGGGAAAGTCATGCGGTTTTTTAGAGACCTAAATGAAAGACTAGAAAAGACATTGCTGATGGTTACTCATAATATCGATTATGTTTCATATGCGACCAGAACAATCTATATCCGTGACGGACAGATTGTAGAAGGAAGCGGATCTTTTAAGGAATAG